The Candida dubliniensis CD36 chromosome 2, complete sequence genome contains a region encoding:
- a CDS encoding N-rich kinase, putative (Similar to S. cerevisiae KIC1;~In S. cerevisiae: protein kinase of the PAK/Ste20 kinase family, required for cell integrity possibly through regulating 1,6-beta-glucan levels in the wall; physically interacts with Cdc31p (centrin), which is a component of the spindle pole body.) — MQMNATSLYKRTEVIGRGKFGVVYKAQHKQTKQIVAIKVLNLDTEEDEVIDVQQEIQFLSELKNVPNITHYYGCILNDTKLWIIMDYCAGGSLRTLLKAGVLEERYVAVIVRELLITLSAVHKLGVIHRDLKAANVLISKEGNVQLCDFGVAAKITANSSKRTTMAGTPYWMAPEVIRTGDTYNSKADIWSLGITIYEIATGNPPYCDKDASWAMQLISKSTPPRLEGREFSSALKECIALCLDENPEERPSADDLMKCKLVKIYKNHPTSILKEVISRYLLWRDKNSSRDSVFINLENEQEDSVDDIVNKNLDGGYHNHNPQQQQQQQQQQHNHQSHDQDHDGHSNQIQVKWDFDSLSSREYIMENDIDLDKVNQQYNNNFDTQQENTYSTLPTLKAPTTKNNTLAATNKNSMTASKNNSKSTTEVPKSLQMLFEDNSEEQEDLAPPKSNVSVMERMESPTIEIPDMDSLSQLPSASTTNHPHLNKPPALYHSQSASGNLESRFSSLSTSPKDNGNGINNNNSGISRPRKKTISNTSGGTVNAQFQQASSAVPHTPPYTTPASVRTPSPKPPSSVNLLNATSMSKTGSPSKMKALQSSSNPLLQPINMKSENMNAAVTGGTGSHPPMQAPPQLVTQQSMPVLPTTTATTSSSSSTTTGATTGNMKSRRNKPGFIQMPTPSNTLINNMSSLTNDHQDSGNGNNGGDNNNNVNQFGINPAQAASMPVSMTPVTEKDHSQLFPNTNNDESSEKTNSSRSHQNSLSSQKKSLTSLSSHNLSSLGFSNGNNNPTTAPPPPPPTMFANRGSSNSISQSQVNFSLNGGGGTTSNGNNNGIQTSGGFPVIPNINGDVFSDTVAKQKLVNELDVMITLFNQGLEVLEEIL; from the coding sequence ATGCAAATGAATGCAACATCATTATATAAACGTACAGAAGTTATTGGAAGAGGGAAATTTGGGGTTGTTTATAAGGCACAacataaacaaacaaaacaaatagtTGCCATAAAAGTACTTAATCTTGAtactgaagaagatgaagttATTGATGTTCAACaagaaattcaatttttaagtgaattgaaaaatgttCCTAATATCACTCATTATTATGGTTGTATTTTAAATGATACAAAATTATGGATCATTATGGATTATTGTGCTGGTGGTTCATTACGAACATTATTAAAAGCAGGGGTATTAGAAGAAAGATATGTTGCCGTGATTGTCCGTGAATTATTGATTACATTATCAGCAGTTCATAAATTAGGAGTTATTCATCGTGATTTAAAAGCAGCCAATgtattgatttcaaaagaaGGTAATGTTCAATTATGTGATTTTGGTGTTGCTGCCAAAATAACCGCCAATTCCTCTAAACGTACAACAATGGCAGGAACTCCCTATTGGATGGCACCTGAAGTTATACGTACTGGAGATACGTATAATAGTAAAGCTGATATATGGTCATTGGGGATAACTATTTATGAAATTGCCACGGGTAATCCACCATATTGTGATAAAGATGCATCATGGGCAATGCAATTAATTTCCAAACTGACTCCACCTAGATTGGAAGGAAGAGAATTCTCTCTGGCTTTAAAAGAATGTATCGCCTTGTGTCTTGATGAAAACCCTGAAGAAAGACCTTCAGCTGATGATTTAATGAAATGTAAGTTAgttaaaatttataaaaatcaTCCTACATCGATACTTAAAGAGGTTATATCACGATACTTGTTGTGGAGAGATAAAAATTCTTCTCGTGATTCagttttcattaatttggaaaatgaacaagaagactctgttgatgatattgttaATAAAAACCTCGATGGTGGatatcataatcataatccacagcaacagcaacaacaacaacagcagcaacacAACCACCAAAGCCATGACCAAGATCATGATGGACATAGTAATCAAATACAAGTTAAATGGGATTTCGATTCTTTGAGTAGTCGAGAATATATTATGgaaaatgatattgatttggataaagtcaatcaacaatacaataacaattttgATACCCAACAAGAAAATACTTATTCTACTTTACCAACATTAAAAGCGCCCACTACTAAGAATAATACATTAGCAGctacaaacaaaaattcGATGACTGCACTGAAAAATAATAGCAAGTCTACCACTGAAGTTCCTAAATCTCTACAAATGTTGTTTGAAGATAATTCAGAGGAACAAGAAGATTTAGCACCTCCGAAAAGCAATGTCAGCGTCATGGAAAGAATGGAGTCACCGACGATAGAAATCCCAGATATGGATAGTCTTTCACAATTACCATCAGCATCAACAACTAATCATCCTCATTTAAACAAACCACCAGCATTATATCATTCACAGTCTGCATCTGGAAATTTGGAAAGTCGATTTTCTTCGTTAAGTACGTCGCCAAAGGATAATGGGAATGgaattaacaataataatagtggCATAAGTAGaccaagaaagaaaactaTATCCAATACTTCTGGTGGGACCGTTAATGCTCAATTTCAACAGGCATCATCAGCTGTACCTCATACACCACCTTATACTACACCTGCTTCAGTTAGAACCCCATCTCCTAAACCACCATCTTCTGTCAACTTATTAAATGCCACTAGTATGAGTAAGACAGGATCGCCATCAAAAATGAAAGCATTACAATCAAGTTCAAACCCGTTATTACAACCAATAAATATGAAACTGGAAAATATGAACGCAGCAGTCACAGGTGGTACTGGTAGTCATCCTCCAATGCAAGCTCCTCCACAATTAGTTACACAACAATCTATGCCCGTTCTTCCTACGACAACGgcaacaacatcatcatcatcatcaacaacaacaggaGCAACAACCGGTAATATGAAAAGTCGACGCAATAAACCAGGATTTATTCAAATGCCAACACCATCGAAtacattaataaataacatGTCATCACTAACAAATGATCACCAAGATAGTGGGAATGGGAATAATGGTggagataataataataatgttaaCCAATTTGGTATAAACCCTGCTCAAGCGGCTAGTATGCCTGTTTCAATGACACCTGTCACTGAAAAGGATCATTCACAATTATTTCCAAAcactaataatgatgaatctTCAGAAAAGACTAATAGTAGTAGATCTCATCAGAATAGTTTACTGTCACAAAAGAAATCACTTACTAGTTTATCAAGTCATAATTTATCTAGTTTGGGATTTTcaaatggtaataataatcctaCTACTGCTCCACCTCCTCCACCTCCTACTATGTTTGCAAATAGAGGAAGTTCCAATAGTATTCTGCAACTGCAAGTTAATTTCAGTCTaaatggtggtggaggaACTACATcaaatggtaataataatggtattCAAACTTCAGGTGGATTTCCAGTTATACCCAATATTAACGGTGATGTATTTTCCGATACAGTTGCTAAACAGAAATTAGTTAATGAATTAGATGTGATGATTACACTTTTCAATCAAGGATTAGAGGTTcttgaagaaattttatAG